A window from Bos indicus isolate NIAB-ARS_2022 breed Sahiwal x Tharparkar chromosome 1, NIAB-ARS_B.indTharparkar_mat_pri_1.0, whole genome shotgun sequence encodes these proteins:
- the LOC109562456 gene encoding uncharacterized protein NECTIN3-AS1-like, giving the protein MRKSKRKEKVKTRCPGILPTPFVPPQSEEEEVVNKKLTLLNAKEHYLDLPKEDGLQSRKDEGACVMHQECQIQPHELSVSPELGSSSPAVTSLASPPLCFSCFLSCFGQTFSRSRKRKSLGREGTRQAEAGGGAKALRPGLLRVLGKSKMQPH; this is encoded by the exons atgagaaagagcaagaggaaggagaaagtgaaGACCCGCTGCCCTGGCATTCTTCCAACACCTTTTGTACCACCACAGAGTGAAGAAGAGGAGGTGGTAAATAAAAAGCTGACCTTGCTCAATGCCAAGGAACATTATCTTGACCTTCCCAAAGAG GATGGATTACAGAGTCGGAAGGATGAAGGTGCCTGTGTAATGCATCAGGAATGTCAGATCCAGCCCCATGAGCTCTCAGTGTCCCCAGAGCTCGGGTCCTCCTCTCCTGCAGTGACATCCTTGGCATCACCACCGCTCTGCTTCAGTTGTTTTTTAAGCTGTTTCGGCCAGACCTTCTCAAGGTCTAGGAAAAGGAAATCTCTTGGAAGAGAGGGcaccaggcaggctgaggcaggGGGTGGTGCTAAGGCTCTGAGACCTGGTCTGCTGAGGGTTCTAGGTAAAAGCAAAATGCAGCCTCACTGA